Part of the Engystomops pustulosus chromosome 4, aEngPut4.maternal, whole genome shotgun sequence genome is shown below.
TAATGCTCATAGGACCATACAATTCTATAACGCAGCTCATGGTTATGTACTATAGTTATGTTTACAATGTAGTTTGGCTCTTAGTCTTAtctaatatatatttgtatatgttttaaacAGATTTCTCCATGCCATACAGTGATGTCCCAGAAGTGAAGAAATACCCTCTAATCTTCAATGTGTCTATTCCCCACCATGAAGCAATAGTGATGGCTGAACTTAAACTCTACATATTGGTTCCAAGGGACAGGGTGACATACGATGGTGTGAGCAGAAAAATCACTATCTATGAAATCCGCAGTAATGATCAAGGTGAGAGGAAAGAGGTGAAGCTGGCCTCCAGGCTGGTATATAAAACCATCAGTGAATGGGAAATGTTTGACATCACGGAGGGTGTACTTCGTTGGAGCAGGTCTGAATTTACTACCCGCTTGTTGGAAGTTCACATACAAAATCCAGACATTGACCTCGAAGATGCATTGGACGTAAAGCTTGAGATAGATGTGCGACCAGAGACCAAGCATGAACCCTTACTTGTTATATTTTCAGATGATCAAAGCAGCGAAAGGAAAGAGGAAAAGCAGGAACTGAACGAGATGATAAGTCATGAACAAGAGGTTGGCCAAGAGAACCTAGAATTTGGGGGGATAGGTAACATGCCAAGTGAGGAGTCCTTGCTACAGATGAGGTCTAACATCATCTACGACGCCAGCTCTCGCATTCGAAGGAATGCAAAGGGCAACACTTGCAGGAAGACCTCACTGTACATCAATTTTAAGGAAATCGGTTGGGACTCGTGGATCATTGCCCCAGCAGGTTATGAGGCTTATGAATGCCGAGGTGTTTGCTCCTATCCCTTAACAGAAAATGTCACACCAACAAAACACGCCATTGTACAAACTCTGATCCACATGAAAAACTCACAAAAGGCATCTAAGGCGTGCTGTGTGGCAACAAAACTGGATCCCATATCCATCCTCTATCTGGATGCTGGAGTCGTTACTTACAAGTTCAAATACGAGGGCATGGTAGTATCAGAATGTGGGTGCAGATAGTAGTCTATGGAAGGCGGTGGCTTcttgtaaatttgtacattttgtatTTCCTTATTTAAAGagtttatttaagaagtgtgtacaGTTAATATATGTTTTTAGAGGTCTACTATGAGGTGCAAAGCCTCCACTGGGGGCCCTTACAGCTGTAGGGTGGTCCTTTGCCTTGCTATCTAGAGTAACCTTGGTTCTGTAAATTCAACACTGCTGATAACTTCATCTCTAAATGGGACTaaactgtaatatttttttttgccaatgaAGCAATGTGTCACTTTGAAACTGATAAGCAGATTTATTTGTATATCTTGTTGTGCTGTTTTTGCTGGCGCATTTCATAGGAGTCCAGCAACAGGAACTGAGTCATGATCATTTAAGATCCCCCAGAGATCTGTCCCCTGAGTAGATAAACCCAGCCTTTCACATACGGGTCAGTATGAAGGATTTATCTTTATGAAAAGTCAAACCGATGCAATGCTATAAGATATAAAGATATAATATCACTATGTAATAACTGCACTAAGATTGTACTGCAATAACTTTAGAGGTCATGTAGATTACAGTATGGTGGATTTATCTTGTAAGaagcacacagacatatacaTGGGGTCATTATTCCCTAAAAACAGTGGTTCAAGGGAATAATTTCTCCATATACAATTGATCCTGGAGCTGAACCAGCATGGAGACAATTCAGATCCACCATATAGGCTCTAGGTCAGTGTCAATGAGCTATACACCGCTGAAGGTAAATCAGTCTATTGTTGATAGTCCTCATCTTACTTTTGCCAATCTACTAAAAGTCCCCTTTGTCATGGTTATCAATGCATACAGAGTATTTTTAGTGAAATTATCCAAAATAATTTAGTATCATTTATTTTGAATACCCCAAAAGGCCTGATGTGCACCCTATCATCATGTCAAACCTGAACCCACCAGACATTTTCTTGTCCTCTCATGGATCGATTCGATTTCAATATGTTTAAACAGGTGAAGCCTCTTGTAAAAAAAAGAGGTGTACAAATGTTTGAGGAAGAACTGCGTCACATCTAGAAAAAAATCATTTTGGGAAATCATgtcttacttaaaggaaaccaaccatgaGGAATGttccatcagaagtagatgtgatggtagattcctcctgctgcctctgccctaatgtgtaatttaataatccgggaacctaacttgttaaaaactttattttggtaatatgtaaattaactgcagaggctactggggcgtgtactagcctggtcgggcactgggagctaaggctactccacaccccaggagCCCCTGCAGTTAATCTCCTTGAACATGATAGATTTGGgattgctgcagatttacagtgtAAGACCACTTGCATGTGATCTTGATCCACATTTTTTGACACTGAATTGCTGTGTAAATCCGCTGTGGATTATGGCGGCTTTGAAATGTATGTGATAACAAAACTGTCGAAATTATCTGCATGGAAACTGACATGATCTTCTGATGGTACCAAAATCAGCTTCTTGCGGAATGGATGATGTGTTTCCATTCTGTTTGCTTTCAATCTCTGGTattaggaccttcaaaggtcctaaaatggctcatgtgtacatgtgtattgagagtaggaaCAGATGTCCAAGGATTTCAAgggtgaaggtctttctcagtatCATATTTGGTGTATTTTTGGGTGGTCACGGGCCCCTTAGAAGGCGTGAACCCCAGGCTACCATCCAATCTGCattttattataatccactactgaaagCATGAGTATGTATTACACAAGACTCCACTACAGATTTTGAGTCAGATTTACCTAGGTATAAGGTGCAGAATTTTCCATATCTGCATGCAGGGTGACTATAGGGTGAAATCCACAGCAAGTCCTATCCACATGCAAGTTAATTTTGCAGAAGATTTATCCATAGTGAAAAAATTTCACATGTGTTGCGATTTTGATGAAAATCACTTCCATTCTTGGCTTTTTCCTTTAAGATGTATTTGCAAAAATGGCTGCAACAAACTTTGGGATCATACCCTTCATTCCGTGTGCATCGGCTTCCATGAGATTCCAGGTTTTCTTGCAGTGATATTGCACTCATAGCTAGGTTTTCTAAATACCTTGCCTTCAGATCGTGGGGCACATGCCTTGCCACttagcgacccccatcatcatttCTGTACTAGTAGATGCCGGACTATAAACTTTTCACTGTATATCATGACGCACTTTCCGCCCAGAAGCCTCGGAGCTTCCTATGACTTTTATTTAGAGGATGTGACATTTTGTTATTGTGTAACTTTTTCCCTAGTTTATGCGCTCTACAGCGGAGTCGCAGCACACGTGGGCTGTGTGTGCCAGGGCTGTGCTTACATTTATACCGCACTGCCTAATGAAAGACAGATGCCCTCACATTCATCTGCATACAGTTCTCACCAAATTGCAACTTAGACGAGGAGGGGGCAGGGCGGGATCACTCGTTCATTAACCTCTTCATCGTCCAGCTGAATATGGTTATCATCAGCGTCAGCACTtaatgcttattttttttttttaaatccaacctCCATAAGATCGTTTTACATTATTTTACACtacggtaaaaaaaaaacgcctgTACTGTCAAGAAGAAAATGATTTGTGGCGAGGAGCGAAAAGTTTTCTCAAAGACTTGGActgaaatgtgatttttttttttagtcagacaaaaaaataagaaaaaacaagATAGGGGATTAAAAGTAGCTGGATGTAATCTGAAGTTCAATCTGCGTTCAGCTCAGTATCAAGGGGCTATAGAAGAAGAGTAAGGGTCACTCTACAGCTGTATAAGACAAGAACTTTGTAATATAGTTAAATCAAATGAGTTGTCCAATCCGTGATAACAACAATATTGTTGGCCAGATGGTCTGGTcagaaaagtgttaaaaaaaaattaaaaataaaagtaatactCATATCACAATATACAAAAATCCAATGTTTTATAGGTCCCCACTAGTCTCTACTTCCTGCTTCCTCTCAACAGGAAATGGTCACTCAGCCAATCACATAGGTCAGTCACCTCtgaagccagtgattggctaaatTAAAATTTGCCATATTTTGATAAGTAGAACTCTCCAGAGACCCATGAAGCATTATAATGGTTGTGGCAGGTTATTATTAATAAAAGTGTCCCTTCTTTTCAGTTTTTTAAGACATTTTGACCCTTTAAAAAATGACCACCTAAACAATTCATTCAAAGAGAATATTCCACCTCAAAGGAGAACAGTTCATAAGTTCATCGGAATTCTACTCTGATTTCAAATGGTTACAATTTTTATTCAGACAGTTCTTCCTAATTCTCTTCTTGGGTATGGAAGTTGTTTACTAATTTGGTCCCCCAAAAAGGCACACAAGGATTATATCTCATCTTTTCCAAGATTGTCCATCTAGTCAATCtattcaaaggacatctaccaccaggatgaagaattgtaaaccaagcacactgaaatactggtatgtaccccctctgacaggatacgATCTTCTTTAGGCATTGTTTTTcataaaaaaggctttaaacattatgcaaaggagcctgaggggcttcaggctccattaacatctatggaacctGGAACCagttaggctcatttgcataattttaaaagccttttttttttagcaaaaaccAGAACAcaataagctaaaagaaaagcagattctGCCCGAGGAGGTACACAccaccagtgtgcttggtttacagttcaTGATACTGGTAGTAGATGAACTGCTAGAGATGAACTGGTCTGTAAGGGTTCAGCTTATATGGGAAATGTTTTGTTAAGTTTAATTGAAATGGTAAGCATGTCATAGATGGGCAAAAAAAGCCTGACAGAGAAGCTGCCCATTATTGCAGCCCTAATCGGTTATATGGATAAGGTTGTCTAGAAGAAACAACTCTTTTAAGTCTGATGTAAGCAGAATGTTTCACATCCATATTGCGAACCCAATGATATTACCCATGAAATTAACCATGATATTATGGTGCTGAAGTAACtacaaacatattgggggtcgtATCAACCTGAATAGAACTAATCAACTCAAGGATTTTCTAAATACTGGTGACTACTTTCAGGTGACTGCTTTTTAGGACGTGTTTACACTTACATATATTAGTAATTTGTTTTAGGCCAAAACCAGGATtggattgttttttctttttctgttaacCCCCAGATTTTGGCTTACATACAatatactgatgcaaaatactgaccaaTATATCCAAGTATGAACTAGGCCTTACTGTGGTTTT
Proteins encoded:
- the BMP10 gene encoding bone morphogenetic protein 10; this translates as MDPISLRLYVVLSLLVHCVSTSPIMGLEDDFPLYDEVLSEQDGVDFNSLLETMKDDFLKTLNLSGIPVQAPVKVEPPEYMLELYNKFAMDRTTMPSANIVRSFKNEDFSMPYSDVPEVKKYPLIFNVSIPHHEAIVMAELKLYILVPRDRVTYDGVSRKITIYEIRSNDQGERKEVKLASRLVYKTISEWEMFDITEGVLRWSRSEFTTRLLEVHIQNPDIDLEDALDVKLEIDVRPETKHEPLLVIFSDDQSSERKEEKQELNEMISHEQEVGQENLEFGGIGNMPSEESLLQMRSNIIYDASSRIRRNAKGNTCRKTSLYINFKEIGWDSWIIAPAGYEAYECRGVCSYPLTENVTPTKHAIVQTLIHMKNSQKASKACCVATKLDPISILYLDAGVVTYKFKYEGMVVSECGCR